In Quercus robur chromosome 11, dhQueRobu3.1, whole genome shotgun sequence, the following proteins share a genomic window:
- the LOC126706795 gene encoding sodium/proton antiporter 1-like isoform X1 — MFRIFSIDVAMALIFGIGYAGIIFEESLAFNKSGVGLLMAVSLWAVRSIGAPSTDIAVSELTNASAEVGEIVFFLLGAMTIVEIIDAHQGFNLVTNNITTRKPRTLLWAIGLVTFFLSSVLDNLTCTIAMVSLLRKLVPPSEFRKLLGAVVVIAANAGGAWTPIGDVTTTMLWIHGQISTLQTMKDLFVPSAVSLAVPLALMSLTSEVNGKGQDSSNVMASEQMAPQGLLVFFVGIGALIFVPVFKALTGLPPFMGILLGLGVLWILTDAIHYGESEKQKLKVPQALSRIDTQAVLFFLGILLSVSSLEAAGILRELANFLDAHIPSNEMIACVIGVVSAIIDNVPLVAATMGMYDLTSFPQDSQFWQLIAYCASTGGSMLVIGSAAGVAFMGMEKVDFFWYLRKVSGFAFAGYVAGIAAYLAIHNLPISLSTTVAQVPFLSGS; from the exons ATGTTCCGAATTTTTTCAATT GATGTTGCGATGGCATTGATATTTGGAATAGGATATGCAGGCATCATTTTTGAAGAATCTTTAGCTTTCAATAAAAGTGGAGTAGGATTACTGATGGCCGTGAGCTTATGGGCAGTGCGCAGCATTGGG GCTCCTTCAACTGATATAGCTGTTTCAGAGCTAACGAATGCATCTGCAGAAGTCGGTGAAATAGTATTTTTCTTGCTTGGTGCAATGACCATTGTGGAGATAATTGATGCTCATCAAGGTTTTAATCTGGTTACCAACAATATAACCACCCGAAAGCCGCGGACACTCCTCTGGGCA ATTGGTTTGGTGACTTTTTTCCTTAGTTCGGTCCTTGATAACCTGACGTGTACCATTGCCATGGTTTCTTTATTGAGGAAACTAGTACCTCCATCAGAATTTCGCAA GCTTCTGGGAGCTGTTGTTGTGATAGCAGCAAATGCAGGTGGTGCATGGACTCCCATAGGTGATGTTACCACTACTATGCTGTGGATACACGGTCAGATATCAACTTTGCAGACAATGAAG GACTTATTTGTACCTTCAGCTGTTTCTCTAGCTGTCCCACTGGCTCTTATGTCCCTGACTAG TGAAGTTAATGGAAAGGGACAGGACTCTTCCAATGTTATGGCATCCGAACAGATGGCTCCCCAAGGACTGCTTGTTTTTTTTGTAGGTATTGGAGCTTTGATTTTTGTTCCAGTGTTCAAGGCCCTAACCGGTTTGCCTCCTTTTATGGGTATCCTGCTTGGACTTGGCGTTCTTTGGATTCTAACTGATGCTATCCACTATGGTGAATCTGAAAAACAGAAGTTAAAAGTGCCACAAGCTTTATCACGGATTGACACTCAAGCAGTTCTTTTCTTCCTTGGAATACTTTTGTCCGTTAGCAG CCTTGAGGCTGCAGGGATTCTTCGGGAATTGGCGAATTTCCTTGACGCTCACATTCCTAGTAATGAAATGATTGCCTGTGTAATAGGAGTCGTATCAGCAATTATAGATAATGTTCCACTGGTTGCAGCAACGATGGGGATGTATGACCTCACCTCCTTCCCCCAGGATTCTCAGTTTTGGCAGTTGATTGCATATTGTGCTAGCACTGGTGGATCCATGTTAGTTATTGGCTCGGCAGCTGGAGTAGCATTCATGGGAATGGAAAAGGTGGACTTCTTTTGGTACTTACGGAAG GTGAGTGGTTTTGCTTTTGCAGGTTATGTTGCTGGTATTGCTGCCTATCTAGCGATACATAATCTCCCCATCTCCCTATCTACAACTGTAGCTCAGGTTCCTTTCCTTTCTGGTTCATAA
- the LOC126706795 gene encoding sodium/proton antiporter 1-like isoform X2, with the protein MTIVEIIDAHQGFNLVTNNITTRKPRTLLWAIGLVTFFLSSVLDNLTCTIAMVSLLRKLVPPSEFRKLLGAVVVIAANAGGAWTPIGDVTTTMLWIHGQISTLQTMKDLFVPSAVSLAVPLALMSLTSEVNGKGQDSSNVMASEQMAPQGLLVFFVGIGALIFVPVFKALTGLPPFMGILLGLGVLWILTDAIHYGESEKQKLKVPQALSRIDTQAVLFFLGILLSVSSLEAAGILRELANFLDAHIPSNEMIACVIGVVSAIIDNVPLVAATMGMYDLTSFPQDSQFWQLIAYCASTGGSMLVIGSAAGVAFMGMEKVDFFWYLRKVSGFAFAGYVAGIAAYLAIHNLPISLSTTVAQVPFLSGS; encoded by the exons ATGACCATTGTGGAGATAATTGATGCTCATCAAGGTTTTAATCTGGTTACCAACAATATAACCACCCGAAAGCCGCGGACACTCCTCTGGGCA ATTGGTTTGGTGACTTTTTTCCTTAGTTCGGTCCTTGATAACCTGACGTGTACCATTGCCATGGTTTCTTTATTGAGGAAACTAGTACCTCCATCAGAATTTCGCAA GCTTCTGGGAGCTGTTGTTGTGATAGCAGCAAATGCAGGTGGTGCATGGACTCCCATAGGTGATGTTACCACTACTATGCTGTGGATACACGGTCAGATATCAACTTTGCAGACAATGAAG GACTTATTTGTACCTTCAGCTGTTTCTCTAGCTGTCCCACTGGCTCTTATGTCCCTGACTAG TGAAGTTAATGGAAAGGGACAGGACTCTTCCAATGTTATGGCATCCGAACAGATGGCTCCCCAAGGACTGCTTGTTTTTTTTGTAGGTATTGGAGCTTTGATTTTTGTTCCAGTGTTCAAGGCCCTAACCGGTTTGCCTCCTTTTATGGGTATCCTGCTTGGACTTGGCGTTCTTTGGATTCTAACTGATGCTATCCACTATGGTGAATCTGAAAAACAGAAGTTAAAAGTGCCACAAGCTTTATCACGGATTGACACTCAAGCAGTTCTTTTCTTCCTTGGAATACTTTTGTCCGTTAGCAG CCTTGAGGCTGCAGGGATTCTTCGGGAATTGGCGAATTTCCTTGACGCTCACATTCCTAGTAATGAAATGATTGCCTGTGTAATAGGAGTCGTATCAGCAATTATAGATAATGTTCCACTGGTTGCAGCAACGATGGGGATGTATGACCTCACCTCCTTCCCCCAGGATTCTCAGTTTTGGCAGTTGATTGCATATTGTGCTAGCACTGGTGGATCCATGTTAGTTATTGGCTCGGCAGCTGGAGTAGCATTCATGGGAATGGAAAAGGTGGACTTCTTTTGGTACTTACGGAAG GTGAGTGGTTTTGCTTTTGCAGGTTATGTTGCTGGTATTGCTGCCTATCTAGCGATACATAATCTCCCCATCTCCCTATCTACAACTGTAGCTCAGGTTCCTTTCCTTTCTGGTTCATAA